In one Ornithinimicrobium pratense genomic region, the following are encoded:
- the hisB gene encoding bifunctional histidinol-phosphatase/imidazoleglycerol-phosphate dehydratase HisB — MSTRPICFVDRDGTIIHEPEDFQVDRLDKVAFVDGVIPALLRIQDAGFDLVMVTNQDGLGTDAFPQEDFDGAHDLVMQVLTSQGVRFREIIIDPHHDGPDAPWTRKPGIGRVVHLLKDRDVDWSRSVMVGDRLSDKEFGDNLGITTYLLPAGPGLDAGLPTTTWPQVAHTVVDRPRVAHVERNTAETRIAVDVDLDAPGGADAQTGIGFYDHMLDQLARHGGFALTVRCAGDLHIDDHHTIEDVALAVGEAIRTALGDKRGIGRYGFTAPMDEAQASAAIDLSGRPYFRYEGTFDRPTVGDFSTEMVEHFWRSFSDALRATLHLKVEGSNAHHQIEVGFKAVARALRMALSRQGPANELPSTKGVL; from the coding sequence ATGAGCACCCGCCCGATCTGCTTCGTCGACCGCGACGGCACGATCATCCACGAGCCGGAGGACTTCCAGGTGGACCGCCTGGACAAGGTGGCCTTCGTCGACGGGGTCATCCCGGCGCTCCTGCGCATCCAGGACGCTGGCTTCGACCTCGTCATGGTCACCAACCAGGACGGGCTGGGCACGGACGCCTTCCCGCAGGAGGACTTCGACGGCGCGCACGACCTGGTCATGCAGGTGCTGACCAGCCAGGGGGTTCGGTTCCGCGAGATCATCATCGACCCGCACCACGACGGACCCGATGCGCCGTGGACCCGCAAGCCGGGCATCGGTCGCGTCGTGCACCTGCTCAAGGACCGCGACGTCGACTGGTCCCGCTCGGTGATGGTGGGGGACCGGCTCAGCGACAAGGAGTTCGGGGACAACCTGGGCATCACCACCTACCTCCTGCCGGCCGGTCCGGGGCTGGACGCCGGTCTGCCGACGACCACCTGGCCGCAGGTCGCGCACACCGTGGTCGACCGGCCGCGGGTCGCGCACGTGGAGCGCAACACCGCCGAGACCCGCATCGCCGTCGACGTCGACCTCGACGCGCCTGGCGGTGCGGACGCCCAGACCGGCATCGGCTTCTACGACCACATGCTCGACCAGCTGGCCCGGCACGGCGGCTTCGCACTCACCGTGCGCTGCGCGGGCGACCTGCACATCGACGACCACCACACCATCGAGGACGTCGCCCTTGCAGTGGGGGAGGCGATCCGCACCGCGCTGGGCGACAAGCGCGGCATCGGCCGCTACGGGTTCACCGCCCCCATGGACGAGGCCCAGGCCAGCGCCGCCATCGATCTGTCCGGCCGCCCCTACTTCCGCTATGAGGGCACCTTCGACCGGCCGACCGTCGGGGACTTCAGCACGGAGATGGTCGAGCACTTCTGGCGCTCGTTCTCCGACGCCCTACGCGCCACGCTGCACCTGAAGGTGGAGGGCAGCAACGCCCACCACCAGATCGAGGTGGGGTTCAAGGCCGTGGCACGCGCTCTGCGCATGGCGCTGTCCCGCCAAGGCCCGGCCAACGAGCTGCCCTCCACCAAGGGCGTGCTGTGA
- the hisA gene encoding 1-(5-phosphoribosyl)-5-[(5-phosphoribosylamino)methylideneamino]imidazole-4-carboxamide isomerase produces MNTIRPFTVYPAIDVRGGAVVRLHKGDYDQETRYTDNPVAVAENYARSGATWLHLVDLDAARAGGYTLLETLRTITETTGLQVQTGGGVRSAEDVERLLEAGATRVVVGSLAVREPETVVGWIDRFGPERITVALDTRIGEDGTWVLPVAGWTSVDGQDLITTLHRYDGSGLRHALCTDIGRDGTLSGPNFHLYTMLTRSAPDLQVQASGGARTVDDVRAARRTGCAGIILGKALLEGRFTVGDAVQEEAV; encoded by the coding sequence GTGAACACCATTCGCCCGTTCACCGTCTACCCCGCGATCGATGTCCGCGGGGGCGCCGTGGTCCGCCTGCACAAGGGGGACTACGACCAGGAGACCCGTTACACCGACAACCCGGTCGCGGTCGCCGAGAACTACGCCCGGTCGGGGGCGACCTGGCTGCACCTGGTCGACCTGGACGCCGCGCGCGCGGGTGGATACACGCTGCTGGAGACCCTGCGCACGATCACCGAGACGACCGGCCTGCAGGTGCAGACCGGGGGCGGGGTGCGCAGCGCCGAGGACGTGGAACGGCTCCTGGAGGCGGGCGCCACCAGGGTGGTCGTGGGCTCGCTGGCGGTGAGGGAGCCGGAGACCGTCGTGGGCTGGATCGACCGCTTCGGCCCTGAGCGCATCACCGTCGCCCTGGACACCCGGATCGGGGAGGACGGCACCTGGGTGCTGCCGGTCGCCGGTTGGACCTCGGTTGACGGCCAGGACCTCATCACCACCTTGCACCGCTACGACGGCTCCGGCCTGCGCCACGCCCTGTGCACCGACATCGGGCGCGACGGCACCCTGTCGGGCCCTAACTTCCACCTCTACACGATGCTCACCCGATCGGCGCCCGACCTGCAGGTGCAGGCCTCCGGCGGGGCCCGCACGGTGGACGACGTGCGGGCCGCCCGCCGCACGGGCTGCGCGGGGATCATCCTCGGCAAAGCCCTGCTCGAGGGTCGCTTCACGGTGGGCGACGCGGTGCAGGAGGAGGCGGTATGA
- the hisG gene encoding ATP phosphoribosyltransferase has translation MTPPAQPRERLRIALQKSGRLGDPARELLAAGGLTWRESRDRLFLYGESLPVDLLLVRDDDIPGLITDGVCDLGIVGRNVLVENSLALGAQGHRPLVEWRQLGWGRCSLDVAIGEDEEWTGPQQLAGLRIATSYPQILGRWLRQEGVEAQTVVLNGSVEIAPRLGQADLVCDLVSTGGTLRANQLRPVTTILDSEAVIAGPDQRLEDGRQEIADLLLGRLDGAMQLKESRLLMLRAARPVLDQVLPLLPGGHEPTLTGVEGRDEVAIQMLVHGPVSWAKLEDLKRAGAHNLMVLPVEGMLA, from the coding sequence ATGACCCCTCCTGCCCAGCCGCGTGAGCGCCTGCGCATCGCGCTGCAGAAGTCCGGCCGCCTCGGCGACCCGGCCCGTGAGCTGCTCGCCGCCGGCGGCCTGACCTGGCGCGAGAGCCGCGACCGGCTCTTCCTCTACGGCGAGAGCCTGCCGGTGGACCTGCTGCTCGTCCGTGACGACGACATCCCCGGCCTGATCACCGACGGCGTGTGTGACCTGGGGATCGTCGGCCGCAATGTGCTGGTCGAGAACAGCCTGGCGCTGGGCGCCCAGGGCCACCGGCCCCTCGTCGAGTGGCGCCAGCTGGGTTGGGGGCGGTGCAGCCTGGACGTCGCCATCGGCGAGGACGAGGAGTGGACCGGGCCCCAGCAGCTGGCTGGCCTACGGATCGCGACCTCCTACCCGCAGATCCTCGGCCGTTGGCTGCGGCAGGAGGGCGTTGAGGCGCAGACCGTGGTGCTGAACGGCTCGGTCGAGATCGCGCCGCGGCTGGGGCAGGCCGACCTGGTCTGCGACCTGGTGTCGACGGGAGGCACGCTACGGGCTAACCAGCTGCGCCCGGTCACCACCATCCTGGACAGCGAGGCGGTCATCGCCGGGCCCGACCAGCGCCTGGAAGACGGGCGTCAGGAGATTGCGGACCTGCTGCTGGGCCGGCTCGACGGAGCCATGCAGCTCAAGGAGTCGCGGTTGCTCATGCTGCGGGCGGCCCGCCCGGTCCTGGACCAGGTCCTGCCCCTGCTGCCCGGTGGTCACGAGCCGACCCTGACCGGTGTCGAGGGCCGCGACGAGGTCGCGATCCAGATGCTGGTGCACGGCCCGGTCTCCTGGGCCAAGCTCGAGGACCTCAAGCGGGCCGGGGCGCACAACCTCATGGTGCTGCCGGTAGAGGGGATGCTGGCATGA
- the hisF gene encoding imidazole glycerol phosphate synthase subunit HisF produces MTLARRIIPCLDVREGRVVKGTRFRDHRDMGDIVELATRYATEGADELVFYDITASPQGRGVDVNWVTRVARAIDIPFCVAGGIRTVDQARAVLHAGADKISVNTPATRRPELVTELAEAFGVQCVVVGVDSLRDEDGVWRIRQLTGDPDATRALSVTTLDWVRQVQEHGAGEVVLNCMGSDGVRQGYDLEQLAAVRTVCGVPLVASGGAGAPEHFVDVFRDADVDGALAATVFHSGAIPLPALKRTLADAGVEVRLTPDMAA; encoded by the coding sequence ATGACGCTGGCCCGCCGGATCATCCCGTGCCTGGACGTGCGCGAGGGTCGGGTGGTCAAGGGCACCCGCTTCCGGGACCACCGCGACATGGGCGACATCGTCGAGCTGGCCACCCGTTACGCCACGGAGGGCGCCGACGAGCTGGTCTTCTACGACATCACCGCCAGCCCCCAGGGCCGCGGCGTAGACGTCAACTGGGTGACCCGGGTCGCCCGGGCCATCGACATCCCGTTCTGCGTCGCCGGGGGCATCCGGACCGTGGACCAGGCGCGGGCCGTGCTGCACGCCGGTGCCGACAAGATCTCGGTCAACACGCCCGCCACCCGGCGGCCGGAGCTGGTGACCGAGCTCGCCGAGGCGTTCGGCGTGCAGTGCGTGGTCGTCGGGGTCGACTCCCTGCGCGACGAGGACGGCGTCTGGCGCATCCGCCAGCTCACCGGGGACCCGGACGCCACCCGCGCCCTGAGCGTGACCACCCTCGACTGGGTGCGCCAGGTGCAGGAGCATGGTGCCGGTGAGGTGGTGCTCAACTGCATGGGCTCCGACGGGGTCCGGCAGGGTTATGACCTGGAACAGCTTGCAGCTGTCCGCACGGTCTGCGGGGTGCCGCTGGTGGCCAGCGGGGGGGCCGGGGCACCCGAGCACTTCGTCGACGTCTTCCGCGACGCGGACGTCGACGGGGCGCTGGCCGCCACCGTCTTCCACTCCGGAGCGATCCCGCTCCCGGCGCTCAAGCGCACACTGGCCGACGCCGGCGTCGAGGTCAGGCTGACCCCGGACATGGCGGCATGA
- a CDS encoding peptidylprolyl isomerase produces the protein MARTQDPNSNGGQFFIVYDDTQLPTQGGGYSVFGQVSEGLEIVEAVAAQGGQGGAGDGAPAQPISILSVDLDG, from the coding sequence ATGGCCCGGACCCAGGATCCGAACAGCAACGGCGGCCAGTTCTTCATCGTCTACGACGACACCCAGCTGCCTACCCAGGGGGGCGGCTACAGCGTCTTCGGCCAGGTGAGCGAGGGTCTGGAGATCGTCGAGGCGGTCGCTGCGCAGGGCGGTCAGGGCGGCGCCGGGGACGGCGCACCCGCACAGCCCATCAGCATCCTGTCAGTCGACCTCGACGGCTGA
- the hisD gene encoding histidinol dehydrogenase, protein MNVLTWSELSAQEQQDALRRATAAAGPKVTSGVIDILAQVRTHGDEALRELTARLDSADVDALEVPAADRQAAVAALDPQLRAAIIEAAGRIRAFHEAGMQQDYAVQTAPGVVCERVVRPIRRVGLYVPAGSAPLPSTALMLGIPAQLAGCPEVVLCTPPRPDGSADPAVLAAAAECGIERVFVVGGAQAVAAMAYGTDSVPRCDKIFGPGNAWVTEAKRQVSTAEGGPGIDLPAGPSEVVVVADAGADAEFVAADLLSQAEHGPDSQVLLLTESQELAEAVAEQVEEQVASLPRADIARKALAASRIILTPDLATALEVVNDYAPEHLILALREPRDWLGRVERAGSVFLGDTTPETLGDYCSGTNHVLPTAGAARFTGGVNVGSFQIAMTVQQASPAGLQEVGPCAVTLAEAESLHAHQRAVTRRLARIGAGGASTGTITTGTSSGTTTDVVR, encoded by the coding sequence ATGAACGTGTTGACCTGGTCTGAGCTGTCCGCGCAGGAGCAGCAGGACGCGCTGCGCAGGGCGACCGCCGCAGCCGGGCCGAAGGTCACCTCCGGCGTCATCGACATCCTGGCGCAGGTGCGCACGCACGGCGACGAAGCTCTGCGTGAGCTCACCGCACGACTCGACAGCGCCGACGTCGACGCCCTCGAGGTCCCCGCCGCCGACCGGCAGGCCGCCGTCGCGGCCCTGGACCCTCAGCTGCGGGCCGCGATCATCGAGGCGGCCGGGCGGATCCGGGCCTTCCACGAGGCGGGTATGCAGCAGGACTATGCGGTGCAGACCGCGCCCGGCGTGGTCTGTGAGCGGGTGGTCCGGCCGATCCGCCGCGTGGGTCTCTATGTTCCCGCCGGATCGGCCCCGCTGCCCTCGACGGCGCTGATGCTCGGCATCCCGGCGCAGCTGGCCGGGTGCCCCGAGGTGGTGCTGTGCACCCCGCCGCGGCCCGACGGCAGCGCCGACCCCGCGGTGCTCGCGGCTGCCGCCGAGTGCGGCATCGAGCGCGTCTTCGTCGTCGGCGGAGCGCAGGCGGTGGCCGCGATGGCTTACGGCACCGACTCGGTCCCGCGGTGCGACAAGATCTTCGGCCCCGGCAACGCCTGGGTCACCGAGGCCAAGCGCCAGGTGTCGACGGCCGAGGGCGGCCCCGGGATCGACCTGCCCGCCGGTCCGTCCGAGGTCGTCGTGGTGGCCGACGCGGGCGCCGACGCCGAGTTCGTCGCCGCCGACCTGCTTTCCCAAGCCGAGCACGGCCCGGACAGCCAGGTGCTGCTGCTCACCGAGAGCCAAGAACTGGCCGAGGCAGTGGCCGAGCAGGTCGAGGAGCAGGTCGCAAGCCTGCCCCGCGCCGACATCGCCCGCAAGGCCCTGGCCGCATCCCGGATCATCCTCACCCCAGATCTGGCGACCGCGCTCGAGGTCGTCAACGACTACGCCCCCGAGCACCTGATCCTGGCCCTGCGCGAGCCTCGTGACTGGCTGGGCCGTGTCGAGCGGGCTGGCTCTGTCTTCCTCGGCGACACCACACCGGAGACGCTGGGCGACTACTGCTCGGGCACCAACCACGTGCTGCCCACCGCCGGCGCGGCCCGGTTCACCGGCGGCGTCAACGTCGGCTCCTTCCAGATCGCGATGACCGTCCAGCAGGCCAGCCCGGCGGGTCTGCAGGAGGTCGGTCCGTGCGCCGTGACCCTGGCCGAGGCCGAGTCCCTGCACGCCCACCAGCGGGCGGTCACCCGGCGGCTGGCCCGGATCGGCGCGGGCGGCGCCAGCACCGGGACCATCACTACCGGCACCAGCTCGGGCACCACCACGGACGTTGTCCGGTGA
- a CDS encoding YerC/YecD family TrpR-related protein, which yields MKQRERDAERAPRVRAELAATLAGLTDAAAVDAFLDDLCTPAEIEALADRWSVVPLLAGGMPYRRIYEVTGVSVTTVGRIAKCLDGGADGYRAALQHHPASQHIHPAGSAPA from the coding sequence ATGAAGCAGCGGGAGCGGGACGCCGAGCGGGCGCCGCGGGTGCGGGCCGAGCTCGCCGCTACCCTCGCCGGGCTGACCGACGCGGCTGCCGTGGACGCCTTCCTCGACGACCTGTGCACGCCCGCCGAGATCGAGGCCCTGGCCGACCGCTGGTCGGTCGTGCCCCTGCTGGCGGGGGGTATGCCGTATCGCCGCATCTACGAGGTCACCGGCGTCAGCGTGACGACTGTGGGCCGGATCGCCAAGTGCCTGGACGGGGGCGCCGATGGCTACCGGGCCGCGCTGCAGCATCATCCTGCCAGCCAACATATCCATCCGGCGGGGTCGGCCCCCGCCTGA
- a CDS encoding 1-aminocyclopropane-1-carboxylate deaminase: protein MKLDEFPRYPLTFGPSPVHHLKRLSEHLGGAQVWAKREDVNSGLAFGGNKTRKLEYIVPDVLASGADTLVSIGGYQSNHTRQVAAVAAHLGLHCRLVQERWVPWEDPVNDKVGNILLSRMMGADSRLDDAGFDIGIRDSWKQALQEVEESGGTPYPVPAGASMHHLGGLGFANWAFEVAEQEKALGVFFDTIVVCTVTGSTHAGMIAGFAALEELTGVRRRVLGIDASATLDQTRDQVSRIAHHTAQLIEVGRELREDEIQVLDGWAGDLYGLPVESTMEAMALGAQLEAMITDPVYEGKSLAGLIDLVKEGEIPRDSTVLYAHLGGQPAVNAYHALWSS, encoded by the coding sequence ATGAAGCTAGACGAGTTCCCCCGTTATCCGCTCACCTTCGGACCGAGCCCGGTGCACCACCTCAAGCGGTTGTCCGAGCATCTCGGCGGGGCCCAGGTGTGGGCCAAACGCGAGGACGTCAACAGCGGGCTGGCCTTCGGCGGCAACAAAACCCGCAAGCTGGAGTACATCGTCCCCGACGTCTTGGCCTCCGGCGCCGACACGCTGGTCTCCATCGGTGGGTACCAGTCCAACCACACCCGGCAGGTCGCCGCCGTTGCGGCCCACCTCGGGCTGCACTGCCGCCTCGTGCAGGAACGCTGGGTGCCCTGGGAGGACCCGGTCAACGACAAGGTCGGCAACATCCTGCTGTCTCGGATGATGGGCGCCGACTCCAGGCTGGACGACGCCGGCTTCGACATCGGCATCCGGGACTCCTGGAAGCAGGCCCTGCAGGAGGTCGAAGAGTCCGGAGGCACGCCCTACCCGGTCCCCGCCGGGGCCTCCATGCACCACCTCGGTGGCCTGGGCTTCGCCAACTGGGCCTTCGAGGTCGCCGAGCAGGAGAAGGCTCTCGGTGTCTTCTTCGACACGATCGTGGTGTGCACCGTGACCGGCTCGACCCACGCGGGGATGATCGCTGGGTTCGCCGCCCTGGAGGAGCTCACCGGGGTCCGCCGCCGAGTCCTGGGCATCGACGCCTCCGCGACCCTGGATCAGACCCGGGACCAGGTGTCCCGCATCGCGCACCACACCGCCCAGCTCATCGAGGTCGGCCGCGAGCTGCGCGAGGACGAGATCCAGGTCCTGGACGGGTGGGCCGGCGACCTCTACGGCCTGCCAGTCGAGTCCACCATGGAGGCCATGGCGCTCGGCGCCCAGCTGGAGGCGATGATCACCGACCCCGTCTACGAAGGCAAGTCCCTGGCCGGCTTGATCGACCTCGTCAAGGAAGGCGAGATCCCGCGTGACTCCACCGTCCTCTACGCCCACCTGGGAGGTCAGCCGGCGGTCAACGCCTACCACGCGCTGTGGTCCTCCTGA
- the hisS gene encoding histidine--tRNA ligase: MITPRTPSGVLELLPQDQVAFQRMLDAIRAGYERFGFLPIETPVFERSDVLLTKTGGETERQVYFVQSTGALEKANEAAAAARQESGDGEDAAETAYPELALRFDLTVPLARYVAEHEHQLTFPFRRYQMQRVYRGERPQRGRFREFYQCDVDIIGKDQLSVRHDAECPAIIHGIFTDLAIGPFTIQINNRKLLRGFYEDLGITDSEQQAAVLREVDKLDKRGEDYLRTTLTGEGFGLSSEVVEQILTFVQVRSTGHEDALSRLTEVETGSRGSASLTEGIAELREVLTLVRAMGVPETDYRLNFSIARGLDYYTGTVYETVLDDHPEIGSICSGGRYDNLAGQYTKSRLPGVGISIGLSRLFWQLREAGLLEASTGESTVQVLVPQMSEELLDAQLALAAQLRAGGIRTETMLDGGKLGKQLRYADRAGIRFVALLGEQEAADGTVTIKDLRRQDQFTVPRAELVSALRVELAQPLV; the protein is encoded by the coding sequence GTGATTACCCCCCGCACGCCGTCCGGAGTCCTCGAGCTGCTGCCGCAAGACCAGGTTGCCTTCCAGCGCATGCTGGACGCGATCCGCGCGGGGTATGAGCGGTTCGGCTTCCTGCCGATCGAGACCCCGGTCTTCGAGCGCTCCGACGTGCTGCTCACCAAGACCGGCGGGGAGACTGAGCGCCAGGTCTACTTCGTGCAGTCCACGGGGGCGCTGGAGAAGGCGAACGAGGCGGCGGCCGCGGCCCGCCAGGAGAGCGGTGACGGCGAGGACGCCGCGGAGACGGCATACCCCGAGCTCGCCCTTCGCTTCGACCTCACCGTGCCGCTGGCGCGCTATGTGGCCGAGCACGAGCACCAGCTGACCTTCCCCTTCCGGCGCTACCAGATGCAGCGCGTCTACCGCGGAGAGCGGCCGCAGCGCGGGCGGTTCCGGGAGTTCTACCAGTGCGACGTGGACATCATCGGCAAGGACCAGCTCTCGGTCCGCCACGACGCGGAGTGCCCGGCGATCATCCACGGCATCTTCACCGACCTGGCGATCGGGCCGTTCACGATCCAGATCAACAACCGCAAGCTCCTGCGCGGCTTCTACGAGGACCTGGGCATCACCGACAGTGAGCAACAGGCAGCAGTCTTGCGAGAGGTGGACAAGCTCGACAAGCGCGGCGAGGACTACCTGCGCACCACCCTGACGGGGGAGGGCTTCGGCCTGTCCTCGGAGGTGGTGGAGCAGATCCTCACCTTCGTCCAGGTGCGCTCGACCGGTCACGAGGACGCGCTGTCCCGCCTCACGGAGGTGGAGACCGGCTCCCGGGGGAGCGCGTCGTTGACCGAGGGCATCGCGGAGCTGCGCGAGGTGCTGACCCTGGTCCGGGCCATGGGCGTGCCCGAGACCGACTACCGCCTGAACTTCTCTATCGCCCGCGGCCTCGACTACTACACCGGCACCGTCTACGAGACCGTCCTGGATGACCACCCGGAAATCGGGTCGATCTGCTCCGGCGGTCGCTACGACAACCTCGCCGGCCAGTACACCAAGTCCCGCCTGCCCGGCGTCGGCATCTCGATCGGTCTGTCCCGCCTGTTCTGGCAGCTGCGTGAGGCAGGGCTGCTCGAGGCGTCCACGGGTGAGTCGACGGTGCAGGTGCTGGTGCCGCAGATGTCCGAAGAGCTGCTCGACGCGCAACTGGCCCTGGCCGCCCAGCTGCGCGCCGGGGGGATCCGGACCGAGACCATGCTGGACGGCGGCAAGCTCGGCAAGCAGCTGAGGTATGCCGATCGCGCCGGCATCCGGTTCGTCGCCCTGCTCGGGGAGCAGGAGGCTGCCGACGGGACGGTGACGATCAAAGACCTGCGCCGTCAGGACCAGTTCACCGTGCCGCGAGCCGAGCTGGTCTCCGCGCTGCGGGTCGAGCTGGCCCAGCCGCTGGTCTGA
- the hisC gene encoding histidinol-phosphate transaminase yields MSVSRPASVGFPQHLVREDLRDFAGYSSARTSGPTGSGPRIWLNANEAADPSAVDAQGRCRRYPEPQPPDLVEAFADVWATSPDRVVVGRGSDEAIELLVRALCRPGEARDGVVITSPTFGMYAVSARLHGVPVVDVPQLDDDVGWRVDTAAVAEAVGRSGARLVFLASPGNPTGTVVPLREVADLAATLAEQAVVVIDEAYGEFAAQRSAVTLLEEHPNIVVLRTLSKAHALAGARVGIALAHPDLAAVLRRVQAPYPVPAPVAELALAALSPQALQQTRSRVGRTLVLRDQVGRWLRDLPGVRAVYASEANFLLVRAEDPDGLLTALDEAGVVVRDLRHQPGLDDAVRITIGAGTEMQQVRQALDRLNPTTTGDTTPSAITTPSAVTTPTTQEPTR; encoded by the coding sequence GTGAGCGTCTCCCGCCCCGCCTCTGTCGGCTTCCCCCAGCACCTGGTCCGGGAGGACCTGCGCGACTTCGCCGGCTACTCCTCTGCCCGCACGAGCGGCCCGACCGGGAGCGGCCCCCGGATCTGGCTCAACGCCAACGAGGCCGCCGACCCCAGCGCCGTCGACGCGCAGGGGCGGTGCCGTCGCTACCCTGAGCCGCAGCCGCCGGACCTGGTCGAGGCCTTCGCCGACGTCTGGGCCACCTCACCGGACCGCGTCGTCGTCGGCCGCGGCAGCGACGAGGCGATCGAGCTGCTGGTCCGCGCCCTGTGCCGGCCGGGGGAGGCCCGCGACGGTGTCGTCATCACCTCCCCGACCTTCGGCATGTATGCCGTCTCCGCCCGCCTGCACGGTGTGCCGGTGGTCGACGTCCCCCAGCTCGACGACGACGTGGGCTGGCGGGTGGACACCGCCGCCGTGGCCGAGGCGGTGGGCCGCAGCGGTGCCCGGCTCGTCTTCCTCGCCTCGCCCGGCAACCCCACGGGGACCGTGGTGCCCCTGCGCGAGGTTGCAGACCTGGCCGCGACCCTGGCCGAGCAGGCCGTTGTCGTCATTGACGAGGCCTACGGCGAGTTCGCCGCGCAGCGCTCGGCCGTCACCCTGCTGGAGGAGCACCCGAACATCGTCGTGCTGCGCACCTTGTCCAAGGCGCACGCCCTCGCCGGCGCCCGGGTGGGGATTGCCCTAGCCCACCCCGACCTCGCAGCTGTCCTGCGCCGCGTCCAGGCGCCCTACCCGGTGCCCGCCCCCGTCGCCGAGCTCGCGCTGGCCGCGTTGTCGCCGCAGGCACTGCAGCAGACGCGCAGCCGCGTGGGCCGCACCTTGGTGCTGCGCGACCAGGTCGGCCGCTGGCTGCGGGATCTTCCCGGGGTCCGCGCGGTCTACGCCAGCGAGGCCAACTTCCTGCTGGTGCGCGCCGAGGACCCGGACGGCCTGCTCACGGCCCTGGACGAAGCCGGGGTCGTCGTACGCGACCTGCGTCACCAGCCGGGCCTCGACGACGCCGTGCGCATCACCATCGGGGCCGGCACCGAGATGCAGCAGGTCCGCCAGGCACTCGACCGCCTCAACCCCACCACGACCGGCGACACCACGCCCAGCGCCATCACCACGCCCAGCGCCGTCACCACCCCCACGACCCAGGAGCCCACCCGATGA
- the hisH gene encoding imidazole glycerol phosphate synthase subunit HisH, with translation MSGPRVALVDGGGTNIGSVSYALERLGATARLTSDPADILAADRVLLPGVGAAGVGMRRLRELGLDEVLHQVQAPLLGVCLGMQLLLDHTEEDGGVQGLGLISGQVRAIPAAPGLRVPHMGWNALTGLVQDPILAGIEEGERAYFVHCYAAPPGPHTVASATHGAPLSAVIRSGLRWGAQFHPERSASVGARLLRNFVVEVAR, from the coding sequence GTGAGCGGCCCACGGGTCGCCCTCGTCGACGGCGGAGGCACCAACATCGGCTCGGTGAGCTATGCCCTGGAGCGCCTCGGCGCCACCGCCCGGCTCACGTCCGACCCGGCCGATATCCTCGCCGCCGATCGAGTGCTGCTGCCCGGTGTCGGGGCCGCAGGCGTCGGGATGCGCAGGCTGCGCGAGCTGGGCCTGGACGAGGTCCTGCACCAGGTCCAAGCACCCCTGCTGGGGGTCTGCCTGGGTATGCAGCTGCTGCTGGACCACACCGAGGAGGACGGCGGCGTCCAGGGCCTGGGGCTCATCTCGGGGCAGGTGCGAGCGATCCCCGCCGCGCCCGGCCTACGGGTGCCGCACATGGGTTGGAACGCCTTGACCGGCCTCGTGCAGGATCCGATCCTGGCCGGGATCGAGGAGGGGGAGCGGGCCTACTTCGTGCACTGCTACGCCGCCCCGCCCGGGCCGCATACCGTCGCCTCGGCCACGCACGGTGCCCCCTTGAGCGCCGTGATCCGCAGCGGCTTACGGTGGGGTGCACAGTTCCACCCAGAGAGGTCGGCTTCTGTCGGAGCTCGACTTCTGCGAAACTTTGTCGTGGAGGTTGCCCGATGA